One sulfur-oxidizing endosymbiont of Gigantopelta aegis genomic region harbors:
- a CDS encoding flagellar assembly protein FliH has product MSDSDKETKLSKVISADSQIKYQRLFVPSGKSKAQREKEQSGLMTARKLEALQKQAYDESFQQGKDEGYQAGLEEGRKEGLVKGQEEVAQIVKHFEQMIQFIATPIEAVNETVEEELVSLAIATAKQIIRREISVDPGQIIAVIKEALFVLPSSAKKIKVYLHPADAAIAREHLSSTKNDSDSYQEDESWAIIDEPNITRGGCEIKSATSQVDAKIETRIAEIAVRILGSERAGSERAGNEREESESVAKDDTLDDEVDETAGVTSKT; this is encoded by the coding sequence ATGTCTGATTCGGATAAGGAGACTAAGCTTAGCAAGGTCATTTCCGCTGATTCGCAAATAAAATATCAACGTTTGTTTGTGCCCAGTGGTAAAAGCAAAGCGCAAAGAGAAAAAGAGCAGTCAGGTTTAATGACTGCTCGAAAATTGGAAGCGCTGCAAAAGCAAGCTTATGACGAAAGCTTTCAACAAGGTAAAGATGAAGGCTATCAGGCTGGATTGGAAGAAGGTCGTAAAGAAGGGCTAGTCAAAGGCCAGGAAGAAGTGGCTCAAATTGTTAAACATTTTGAGCAAATGATTCAGTTTATAGCCACTCCCATCGAAGCAGTTAACGAGACCGTTGAAGAAGAGTTAGTGAGCTTAGCCATTGCGACGGCCAAGCAAATCATTCGCCGTGAGATCAGCGTTGATCCGGGACAAATTATAGCGGTTATCAAAGAAGCACTCTTCGTTCTACCTTCCAGTGCAAAAAAAATCAAAGTGTATTTACATCCTGCTGATGCAGCTATCGCCAGAGAACATTTATCAAGCACAAAAAATGACTCAGACAGCTATCAGGAAGATGAATCATGGGCTATCATTGATGAACCTAATATTACGCGTGGTGGCTGTGAAATTAAATCAGCCACCTCACAAGTGGATGCTAAAATTGAAACCCGAATCGCTGAAATTGCAGTACGTATCCTTGGTAGTGAAAGAGCGGGCAGTGAAAGAGCCGGCAATGAGCGAGAGGAAAGTGAAAGTGTTGCAAAAGATGATACGCTTGATGATGAAGTCGATGAAACGGCTGGTGTTACCAGCAAAACCTAA
- the fliI gene encoding flagellar protein export ATPase FliI → MSSDSPPTENPAKQRLDIPLLSNSVTQWTKLLAEGRENIENKPFTLQVEGKLTRMVGMTLEAEGCESAIGSRCLVEGVDKQCIETEVVGFSGDKLYLMPTEGLHGILPNARVIPTSDSYRVPVGIELLGRVIDGAGNPLDDKGPLENTRQAPLTGKIMNPLSREPITTHLDVGVRAINAMLTVGRGQRMGLFAGSGVGKSVLLGMMTKFTDADVIVVGLIGERGREVKEFIENILGDEGMARSVVVAVPADQSPVMRLHGAQVATSIAEDFRDQGKHVLLLMDSLTRFAQAQREIALAIGEPPATKGYPPSVFAKLPGLVERAGNGVSGGGSITAFYTVLTEGDDQQDPIADAARAILDGHVVLSRELAEKGHYPAIDIEASISRVMTEVVDESHIELAQRFKQIYSVYQQNRDLINVGAYTYGTEPAIDEAIELQPSLMSFLQQGMNEAMSFEGCLHDLEMVMTQPTQSQQVINTQQPAVTPGMASANVYKQ, encoded by the coding sequence ATGAGTTCTGACTCGCCTCCTACTGAGAATCCTGCTAAGCAAAGGCTTGATATCCCTTTGCTATCAAATAGTGTCACACAATGGACAAAATTACTGGCAGAAGGACGTGAAAACATAGAAAACAAACCATTTACTTTGCAGGTAGAAGGTAAATTGACACGTATGGTGGGCATGACTTTGGAAGCAGAAGGTTGTGAGTCTGCTATCGGTAGTCGTTGCTTGGTTGAAGGCGTGGATAAGCAGTGTATTGAGACAGAAGTGGTTGGTTTTTCTGGCGATAAACTCTATCTAATGCCAACTGAAGGACTGCATGGCATCTTACCGAATGCTCGCGTGATTCCGACTTCAGACTCATATCGCGTACCCGTTGGCATTGAGTTATTAGGTCGGGTTATTGATGGTGCAGGGAATCCACTGGACGATAAAGGGCCATTAGAAAATACTCGACAAGCCCCACTAACGGGCAAGATTATGAACCCATTATCCAGAGAACCCATTACGACTCATCTTGATGTGGGCGTTCGTGCAATCAATGCCATGCTGACTGTAGGACGTGGTCAGCGCATGGGCTTATTTGCCGGTAGTGGTGTGGGTAAAAGTGTACTCCTGGGGATGATGACCAAATTTACCGATGCCGATGTTATCGTTGTGGGCTTGATTGGTGAACGAGGACGTGAGGTTAAAGAGTTTATTGAAAATATTCTCGGCGATGAAGGCATGGCACGTTCGGTCGTCGTTGCTGTTCCCGCTGATCAATCACCTGTCATGCGTCTTCATGGGGCACAGGTGGCCACCAGTATCGCTGAAGATTTTCGTGATCAGGGTAAACATGTTTTATTATTAATGGACTCATTGACACGTTTTGCTCAGGCACAACGTGAGATAGCACTCGCTATTGGTGAGCCGCCAGCGACAAAAGGCTATCCACCTTCTGTTTTTGCCAAGTTACCGGGTTTAGTAGAACGGGCAGGCAATGGCGTGAGTGGCGGTGGCTCGATTACGGCCTTTTATACGGTATTGACAGAAGGTGATGATCAGCAAGATCCAATTGCGGATGCCGCCCGTGCCATTCTTGACGGTCATGTGGTGTTATCAAGAGAGTTGGCTGAAAAAGGTCATTATCCCGCCATTGACATTGAAGCTTCAATTAGTCGTGTTATGACTGAAGTGGTTGATGAATCGCATATTGAATTAGCCCAGCGTTTCAAACAAATTTACTCTGTTTATCAGCAAAACCGTGATTTAATTAATGTCGGTGCCTATACTTATGGTACAGAGCCTGCCATTGATGAAGCCATTGAACTACAGCCTTCCTTAATGAGTTTTTTACAACAGGGCATGAATGAAGCAATGAGTTTTGAGGGGTGTTTACATGATCTGGAAATGGTTATGACACAGCCCACGCAATCTCAGCAAGTAATCAATACTCAGCAACCCGCTGTAACGCCAGGAATGGCGTCAGCCAATGTTTATAAGCAGTAA
- a CDS encoding ATP-binding protein: MRKPSSLYFRTSLTIFVALFIFLAFAAVVVYQNLMQPIARQAAGDMAALMVLSSQTWVELSPEARSRFTIELKSYHHILITDQQKNLSPIVHRHPFLHFLKEALEKRLQQNIVLLEDDKNVWLDIRLSEQVVRIGFPYKHIGPNPPIVIFLLLFGAATLIFLTSSFLVRRLIKPLEKLSQATMQMGTGSKVPPLDESGAKELCQLTRSFNQMNQRVQQLLDNRNTLLAGISHDLRTPIARIHLGLELLDKQNDQALIDDIRADLDEMNHLIGQTLELAISREKALDNLKRVEINELIAQEVDKFHHQYALIEWQASTACYALISQTALQRIIQNLLQNAIRYGDNTKIKVTLSSSAEKIVLCVCDQGPGIPDEYKNKIFEPFFRLEKSRNVSTGGTGLGLAIVSQLCELYGWTIELKNNPHKGSTFCLNIPIPSSL, translated from the coding sequence ATGCGTAAACCCAGTTCTTTATATTTCAGAACCAGTTTGACGATTTTCGTTGCACTGTTTATTTTCCTTGCCTTTGCTGCTGTCGTTGTTTATCAGAATCTCATGCAGCCTATTGCTCGTCAAGCAGCAGGTGACATGGCAGCATTGATGGTATTGTCATCACAAACATGGGTAGAATTATCACCTGAAGCACGCTCGCGGTTTACGATTGAATTAAAAAGTTATCATCATATTCTTATTACAGACCAGCAAAAAAATCTGAGTCCTATCGTCCATCGACATCCATTTTTACATTTTTTAAAAGAAGCTTTGGAAAAACGTCTGCAACAAAACATCGTATTATTAGAAGATGATAAAAATGTCTGGCTTGATATTCGTCTCTCTGAACAGGTTGTGCGTATTGGTTTTCCTTACAAGCATATCGGTCCCAATCCACCTATTGTTATCTTTTTATTGCTATTCGGAGCGGCAACGCTCATTTTTCTCACCAGTAGCTTTTTAGTCAGACGTTTAATTAAACCTTTAGAAAAATTATCTCAGGCTACCATGCAGATGGGAACCGGCAGTAAAGTCCCGCCATTGGATGAATCCGGTGCAAAGGAATTATGCCAGTTGACCCGCAGTTTTAATCAAATGAATCAACGAGTACAGCAATTACTGGATAATCGTAATACCTTACTCGCGGGTATTTCACATGACTTACGTACGCCAATTGCTCGAATACATTTAGGCTTAGAGCTATTAGACAAGCAAAATGATCAAGCCTTGATTGATGATATTCGTGCCGATCTGGATGAAATGAATCACTTAATCGGGCAAACGCTGGAGTTAGCTATCAGTCGTGAAAAAGCGTTGGATAATCTGAAACGTGTTGAAATTAATGAACTCATAGCACAAGAAGTCGATAAGTTTCATCATCAATATGCGTTAATAGAATGGCAAGCATCAACAGCTTGTTATGCTCTCATCTCCCAAACTGCCCTACAGCGTATTATTCAAAACTTGCTACAAAATGCAATTCGTTATGGCGATAATACAAAAATTAAAGTCACCCTTAGCTCATCTGCTGAAAAAATTGTTTTATGTGTTTGTGATCAGGGGCCGGGTATTCCTGATGAATATAAAAATAAAATTTTTGAACCTTTTTTCCGTCTGGAAAAATCACGCAATGTTAGTACTGGCGGTACAGGCTTAGGATTGGCCATCGTCAGTCAGTTGTGTGAGCTTTATGGTTGGACTATTGAATTAAAAAATAATCCTCATAAAGGTAGTACTTTCTGCCTAAATATTCCTATTCCCTCTTCTCTTTAG
- a CDS encoding response regulator: MNTQQIKILIIDDDPKLGDLLARYLSEQQISAQVVYDGKQMDDVLAVDSFDLIILDIMLPGEDGLSIARRLRKDSSIPIIILSARGEDVEKIIGLEVGADDYLAKPFNPRELLARIRAVLRRPVENASIPEKINKSIRPFGPFKLNLNNHVLLESNKPVELTSGEYDLLEAFVKNANQVLSRDQLIDHLKGYERSPFDRSIDVRVTRLRKKLGNNDYIRTIRGIGYMFITDPLADQ, from the coding sequence ATGAATACACAGCAAATTAAAATTTTAATTATTGATGATGATCCGAAACTGGGCGATTTATTGGCGCGTTATTTAAGTGAACAGCAAATATCTGCCCAAGTTGTTTATGATGGTAAACAAATGGATGATGTGCTGGCTGTTGATAGTTTTGACCTCATCATTCTTGATATTATGTTGCCAGGTGAGGATGGTTTAAGCATTGCCCGGCGTTTGCGAAAAGATTCATCTATACCCATTATAATCCTTTCTGCCCGAGGTGAAGATGTAGAAAAAATTATTGGCCTAGAAGTAGGGGCGGATGATTATTTGGCCAAGCCTTTTAACCCAAGAGAATTACTGGCCAGAATACGGGCTGTGTTAAGGCGGCCGGTAGAAAATGCTTCAATACCTGAAAAAATAAACAAGTCAATTCGACCTTTTGGCCCGTTTAAGTTGAATTTAAACAATCATGTTTTATTGGAGTCCAATAAGCCCGTCGAACTGACCAGTGGTGAATATGATTTACTTGAGGCTTTTGTAAAAAATGCCAATCAGGTATTGAGTCGTGATCAACTGATTGATCACTTAAAAGGTTATGAACGCTCTCCCTTTGACCGTAGCATTGATGTGCGCGTCACTCGATTAAGAAAAAAATTAGGTAATAATGATTACATTCGTACCATACGAGGCATTGGCTATATGTTTATTACTGATCCCCTGGCTGATCAGTAA
- a CDS encoding flagellar export protein FliJ, with amino-acid sequence MPKSKSKRMKPVNQLAEKKQQQSAVVYSETTTQLRAMENQLEKLYSYRAGYNQQMIELSQSGVGTHRLQDTLMFMNNLNQSIEGLSLQIQEQKKSV; translated from the coding sequence ATGCCAAAGTCTAAGTCCAAACGCATGAAACCTGTTAACCAGTTGGCAGAAAAAAAACAGCAGCAATCGGCTGTTGTTTACTCTGAAACAACGACACAACTCAGGGCGATGGAAAATCAATTAGAAAAACTCTATAGTTATCGAGCGGGCTATAATCAACAAATGATCGAACTCTCGCAAAGTGGTGTGGGGACTCATCGCTTACAAGATACCTTGATGTTTATGAATAATTTAAATCAAAGTATCGAAGGTCTGTCATTGCAGATCCAAGAACAAAAAAAAAGTGTGTGA